The Tautonia plasticadhaerens nucleotide sequence GCGGTAGCCCTCGTCTGGCTCGATCCAGAGGAGCGGTGCGAGCGACTCGAGGGAACGGGTGACCGCCGGGTCGCGGCAGAGTGCGAGCAGCACCCCGTGAACGCGCTGACGGATGGGGCCATTCCCGTTCGGATCCTCGAGGCTCTGGAAGATGACGTCGAGCACCCGCTCCATCTCGGCGGAGACGGAAGCCGCATGAAGCCGCCTGTGGGCCTCGTCGAGGGGGACACTATCCGCCGCCGCACGCGTGATCAGCGCGGAGAGATAGATCTGGGACAGCCACTCACGCTGGAAGTGGTTCGTCATCAGCCCGATGGCGGGCTCGTGCTGGACCCGCTCGCGAAAGTAAGCTGTGCGAAACGACCGGACCTTCCGCTGGTTCGGGTGGCCCGGGGAGAGGCCGAGGTCGTCGGGGACCCGGAAGCGGCAGACGATCCCGTCCGACTCTTGGGTGAAGCCCAGCGCCGCCGGCCGGCCCGAGTTGCGCTCCGCGAAGCGGATGACCGTGTCGGTCTGCGAGCCGTCGCGGAACGAGAGGCTCGCCCAGGAGGCGACCGCGAAGCGGCGGACCTGGACGTGGTTGTGATGGTTGTGCGTGTAGAAGCGGATCTCGTCGAGGATCGACGCCCAGGCCGAGCCGCGGGGGGGCTCGAAGCGGAGCCGATCGTCCTCCCGGGCGGGGCTCAGCTGCGAGCGCCATTCGAGCTGAGCGTTCGAAGTCGGCAGGACCGCGCCCGGTGCCGGAGTGGTCGTCATCTTCCACGGGCGAAGGCAGCGGACCTGATCGACTCCGTGGTCGCCCCAAACCTGGAAATCCCCTTCGTCCTGGTACTCGGTGCAGAGGTCCCCAACGAAGAACGTCTGATCGGTCCGGGTGAGGTCCGGCGGCGCGACCCAGTGGTTCGCGAACGCATGCTTGTAGCCAAAGCGGCGCGTCACCCGACCGGGCGCGAGGGTTCGGAGCGCCTGCACGATCGGGAGGAAGTGGCTCTCGGTATCCTGGTTCCTGATCTGGGGCGGGACGACCACCTCGACCTCCGGGAGGTTGAGGTCGCCGAAGAGTTGCTGGGGGACGAAATCGGGCAGCGGATGGTCGTTGATCTGGAGGTCCGTGTCGGGCTCTTCCGGCGTTGCGGGGACTCGTCTCCAGCGGGACTCGAGGCGCCGCAATAGCGTCGGGACGACGGCCGTGTAGATGGGCCTCGGCGGGTCCCAGAGGATCGCCCGCGTCTCCTCAGCGGTGATGCCCAAGGCATCCTGAAGATAGGCCTCGAGCGGGTCGCAGACCTCTCGCACCCCCTCGATCAGATCGACCAGGACTCGGCAGACCCACTCCTGCCTTCGCTTGGTCGCGTCGGCCCAGGGCCCCGTGCCCCTCGGAGGGCCGCTGAGGTCGCGCCAGAGGCTCCCCTCCGGGAGCTCCGCGGGCAGGCGCCCTGCGAGCCAGTCCATGAATGCGAACGCCGCCTGCATGCGAAGGACGTAGCGGTTGGCCACCGGGAGCTTCCGGAGGGGCAGCTCCGGGTCGAACAGCTCGTCGTATGCCTGGTAGGCGAGCCTGTCCCGGCCATAGTCGGAGAGCACGACGACGGTCCACGGCCGCATGCTGCGCCGTCTCCCTGCGCGGCCCTTCCGCTGCAGGAAGGCTGCCCAGTCCCTCGGGGCCTTGTGCTGCATGACGGCGCCGACGTCGGGGTCGTTGTAGCCGACCTCGAGGGCGGCGGTCGCCACGATCACATCGCTTGCACGGTCGACCCCGACATCCTGAGAGCTCGTCCTGCCGATTCGAAGCGGCCGGGCGAGCCGGAACGGGTGTCCGACGTCCTCGCTCACCTGCCAGGACTGGCCGGCGAGCAACCGCGCGGCGTTCTCGGGCGCCGCCGATGACCTGAGCGCGGCGAGCGGGGCGGCGCCGGCGCGAGGACGGTTCCAGCTGTCGAGCCCCTCTGCGTCCTGCAGGTTGTTGTACAGGCGGTTCGTGACGTCGAGGTCGTCGGTGAAGACGAAGACGCGCCTGCCGAAGAGGCCGCCGCTCGGATCGCCCGTCGCCGGGTCGAGCACGCGCCTGAGGAGCATCGCGGTCTGGATGCTGGTCGAGAGGAGGCTCGTCCCGGAGCCCGGGTCACCCCGGAGAGCGAGCAGGTATTCGTCGCTCTCGGGAACTCGGTCGAACTCCCCGTCCCGCGGCGAGACCTCCTCGACCGCCCCCGAGCGGAGTCCTACCAGTTGGCCGAAGTATTCCGCCGCGGAGCGGAGCGTGGCGGAGAGGCCCGTAAACTGGACCTTGCTCCCGACCGCGTGGTGCCACCGCCGGAGGAGGAGCGCGACCTGGGCCCCAGAGACGCCCGCGTACGTGTGGACTTCGTCGAGGAGGAGCACCTGCGGCCTCCTCACACGAGGTCCGAGGCCGAAGATGTGCCCGTAGCGGGAGTCGCCCATCTGCCGATTGAGCATCTCCGTCGTGGTGAAGAGGAGGTCGGGAGGGGTCTGGGACATCCGCGAGCGGGTCAGGAGGACCTCATCACCCCGCAGTACGGTCCCGCATCCCGCCCTCTCGCAGCGGAGCTCCTCGGCGTTCCGGGCGACGAGTTCCGCCGGCCAGACGAGGTCTCCCTCGCAGTTCGGGCAGCGGAGGAACGGGCAGAGGTAGCCGCCGGACGGTGCCTGGGCCCAGGTCGAGTAGCGGCTCAGGTCGCCGGCTTGGTGCGGAGTCGGGCCGAAGAAGGCGCCGATCGCCAGCTTCCGGCCGGCCGAGGAGGTGAGCAGCCCGTCGAGGCGGCGCGCCTCGGTGTAGGCTTCGGAGAACTGGTCCTTCAGGAGCTCGTTCCTCGGGTAGATCGCGAGCCCCTTCGTCCAGAACGAGGCTCGCTCGACCAGCCCCGCGAGGTGGCTGAGCGCCGGCAGGAAGAAGGCGAGCGTCTTACCGGTCCCGGTGCCCGCCCCGACGATCACCCCGCGGCTCGATCGGGACTCGTTCAGGTCGAGGAGGATCCTCCGGAGCGCCTGGAACTGGAAATCGGCGAGCAGGAGGGCGTCCGGACGGTTGGCCCTGAGCAGGAGCTCCAGCGCCTTCCGCTTCGGCGCCGAGAGCCTCACCTCGGCGCCGATCGCCTCGAGCACCGCCGCCGGGTCCAGGTGACGCGTCGGGTAGCGGCGGGGGCGCCTGTCGAACCGGAAGTCGGCGACCAGGGTCGGGGCGATCCTCCAGGGGCGACCCGGGAAGAGTTGCCGGAGCCTGGCGAGGAGCCTCACCGCCTCCGCCATGCGCGTCCGGTAGAGCTGCCTCGACCCGAGCAGCATGGGGAAGAGCAACTTCCGATCGATCAGCTCGTCTCGGAGTTCCCCTGCCGAAAGGTCGATCCCGCGGGATGCGATCGCAGCCTCGGCATGCTCTTCGATCTCCTCCGCGGTGAACCCGCCGTCGACCACGCCCCAGGAGAGGAGCTTCGATTCCTCCCGCTCGAGCACGTCCAGGAAGTGGCGGACGACCGACTCGAAACCATCGATCATGCCTGAGTCCTTGACGGGACAACCTTAGTTGGTGAGTCGGACTGAGAAGGAGTTCAGGATGCCGTGGTCGTGGAGCCATCCCCTCACCTCGTCGGTGAGCAGCTCGATCGACGCCCCCCGCAAGGATGCAGCTGATCGGAGGAAGTCGAGGACCGAAGACGGGAGCTCCCCGCCGCCGAGCTCATCCCAGGAGCGTCGGAGCGACTTAGCGACGTTCGTGAACGCCTCGAAATCCTCGGTCGTCATCGGGAGAGCTTGGCGGGCACGTTCGCACTGCTCGGCGAGGAGGCGGATTCGCCCGACCTCCCGCGGGAACGCCGCGGCAAGGACGTCGAGCACCTCGCGGTTCGTCGAAGGGATCCGTGCGGCGGTGTAGCTCGCCCAGCGTTCCCGGAGTTCGGCCTCGAGCGCATCGGCGAGCGCGACGATCCTTCGCAGCACGCCGTTCATCCCGAGCGTCCGTTCGTCGAGGATCGAGTCGGCGCCCTCCCGATATTTCGCGTGCAGCTCGGCGATCGCGGCCCGGCATTCCTCGGCGGAATCGAGGCGGATCTCGCCGACTCCAGCGGCACGGAGGGTGCGGCACACGTTGACGAGAGGCGCCAGGCGCGAGACGTGACCCGCGAGGAGGTCGCGGGCCCGCTGGAAGCGGTTCAGCTGCTCGACGTGGATGCGGAGCCGTCGCTTCTCCGCGATGCGTTCGGAGAGCCTGCGGCACTCGTCGACGATCATGCCATCCCTCCCGCGACGTCGCCCAGCAGCGCCTCGATTCGCGTGAACTGCTGCTCGATCTCTTGCTGGGTGGCCTGGAGCTCGCCCGCGCCTTCGAGCTGGGCGATCTCGGATTCGACACGCTGGAGCGAGCCGTTCAGGAACTGCTTCGTCTGCTCGATGAACGCGTCGGTCGAGGCCATCAGGTCATGGTAGTCTCGACTGAGTTCGACGAAGCATGCGGACGGCTCGGAGCCGGCTCGGAGCCGCTCCATCGCCTCGAGGCATTGGTCGAATCGAACTCTGCGGAACGCCTCGACCGCGGCCTCGTACCGCTCGCGGCCGACGCCACCGAAAACGCCCTCGTCTCGGGCCACCCGCATCGTCTCCTGGACGGCTTGGATGAGGTCGGAGCGAGAGCTATCGGCCCCGACCTCGTCGGTGACGCGATCGGACCAATCGAGGTATCGCGTGCGTTCCTCCTCGATCGCCCGCGGGAGGAGCGCATCGATCTTCTCCCTGGCCTTGCGGACCGCGGAATAGGCGTCCCAGAGGTCGTCCGGAACCCCTTCGTGTGGAGTCCAGTCCCTCCGGACCGATCGCATCGGATCGACCAGCCGGGACGCGTCGATCACCTGGACCCGCGGGAAGCCCCCCTTCGTGCAGGCGATCCGGGACAGGACGATGTCGATGAGGGCCTGCTGCTGGTCGCGGAGCGTGCGAAAGAGCTCGCGCCAGGCGGGGGTGCGGTGTTCGAATTCGATCCCGTCAACCGGGGTGAAGAGCGCGCCGAGGTGGTCCTCCAGCGCCGTCTTGCTCGCGGGCGGCCTCCCTGCCATCCGCGCCGTGATGGCGAGCACCTCCGCCGCGGCGGGCACCGGGTCCCAGGGCTCTCCGGATCTCCGCGGCTTCCGCAGCTGCCCGAGGACGTGGTCAGACCAATGGCCGAGCTCTTGTGCGTACCAGCGGAAGTAGTAGCTCCCCGGTTGGTGGTCGAACTCGAAGCGCCAATTGCCGTGGTGGCGGAACAGGAGGAGCGCCTGGAGCGAGATGGCCGTGTCGGTGAAGGAGCGGCCGTCGGTGGGGAGGACGAGCAGCACCGCGGCCTGCCCCTGGGCCGTCCCCATGCGGTGGAAGTTGACGCTCACCCGCTTGAACGGCTTCATGCCGCTCTTCTGGGAGATCGAGCTCCGGACCAGCAACTCCGAGTCCCAGTCGATGTGCGCCTGGACGGCCTCGAAGACGAGGTCCCGAAGTTCATTGACCAGGTTCTGCGAGAGCCGGCCCCCGTTCTGCCACTCGTTGAGCAGCCTGAGCTGCTCGTCAAGCCGCGCCGGGAGAGCCACCTCCCGCGGCTCAGGGTCCGGCTGCGGCGGACGAGGCCCCGGCCGGACCGGCCGCTCCGGTTCCGGGGGAGCGACCGAACCGTCCCCGAGCGGCGGGAGATCGAACGCCTCGTGGATGCCCGGGTCGAGGTCGGCGACCCGCTCGCCGTCCGTCCAGAGGTCGACGAGCGCCATGCGTCGATCTCGGGTCGCAGGGTTCGGGTCGCGCCGCAGGAGCGCCTCCTTCACCGGGGCGGAGAGCCTCGGCCCCTTGAAGTGCTCGAGCAGCGGCGGCGACGGGAACCGCCCCTCGCGCAGATCCTCCTCGTAGGCGACGAGGACCCGGCGGAGGACGTCCTTGAGGAGCAGCCTCGGGTTGAAGCCCTCCGGGCTCGCCCGCTCGAGCATGCGAGAGAGCGCCTCGGTGGTGAACGGATAGAGCCCCACTTGGGCCGAGGTGCCGAACGCCTGGTGACACTCCTCGCGGTGCTCGCAGGCTTCGCAAGCAATCGGCGGCGTGTCGCCGTCCGAGGCTCTTCGTTCCTTCGCGGCGTCGTGCCACCGCGCGAGCTGCTCATCCCCGAGCCGGGAGGCGTTCAGGTACCGAGCCACGAACTGCTCGATGTCGCCCGGCGTCACGCCGTTCGTTCCGTCCTGAGTCTGGACGTCGAGCGCGACGCAGAAGTCGACGCGGGTCTGGACGGTTTGGAAGAGGCTCCGGAAGTATCCCGTCGTGCAGGCGAGCGCGGTCCGCATCACGCAGAGCCGGCCCCGGCCCTCCTGGCGTGGCTTCGCAATGATCGCCTCGAGGAGCTGCATGTCGATGCCCTGCAGCTTCGCGAAGTCCTCGACGAGCAGGATGAGCTCGGTGTCGTTCGCGGCGAGCGCCTCGCGCACCTCGAGCATGAGCCTGAGCAGCGCGTCGCCTCTCAGCTCGAGGAGCTCCGCGATCGCCGTGCTGAGATGGGCGTTGAGCCAGCTCACGGTCCTTATCTGGAGCATCCGCTCGGCGATCAGGCTGCTGTAGAAATCGGCCGCCTTCTGGCTCGCCCGCTGGATATCGCTCGCCCTTAGCGGCAGATCCTCCTCCTTGAAGCCGCGCTTCTCCTCGAGGCGCTCGACCCGGCCCACGTTCCCGATCGTGTGCTGGACGAGGTGGTGGATGATCCCGCCGTCCCGGAGCAGTTCGTCGCGGAAGAAGGGGTCGTAGAGGAGGTTCGGCAGGTTGTGGACGAGATACTCCTGAACCTCGTCCAGGTTCCGCATCTGGTGCGGGCCGTTCGGCCCGCAGGCGACCGCGAGGTTGTTGAGCAGCTTCTCACGCGCCTCCCGCTCCGTGCGAAGCTCGCTCGTCGCGCGGAAGAGCCGCGACCTGTAGTCGTCGAAGCGGGGCCCATCCGTGCCGGGGAGGCGGAGGATCCGGTCGAGCACGTCCCTCAGGTTCGTATCGACCTTCGGGATCAGGAGCACGTGGCGGTTCGCGGCCCGCGGCACGTTCGACGCGAGCCAGCGGATGAGGTGAGACTTCCCGGTCCCCGCCTCGCCGAGGACCGGGACGAACGCGAACTCCTTCGGTGCGAGGAAATCCCGCAGGAGCTGTTCCTCGGGGTAGGCCGCCTGGGCCGCTCGGTCGGGCCGGTCGCCGCCGTAGAGCGCCGTCAGTGTCGAGCGGGACATCTTCACCGGATGGTGGGTGGCGGCGAAGACGTGGTCGGCCGGTTGGAGCGCCTCCGTGTCCATCACCTGCTCGACCCAGGCCGGCTGCCAGCAGACAAACCTCCTAAACGGCATCAAAAGCTCCTTGCTGGGCGACTGGAGTCCAGGTCACGTGCGAGACCGGTACGCTCCGGTCGCCGTCCGGGAGGATCAGGTGGTTCGCGTCCGACTCCCGGGTGAGCTCGACCTCGCCCTCGTCCCGGAGCCGGAGCCAGGCGTGGGCGGTCGTCGTGGAGAGCTCTTGCGGGGCACGCGGCGGGACGTAGCGCTCGACCTCGGCCCTGAGCAAGCCCCCCTCGAAGGCGGGGCAGAGCTTCGCGAGCAGCGTCATCACCTCGGGAAACGACCGCCGGATCCCCCGGTTCCCCGCGAAAAGTGCGGGCAGGCGGAGCCGAAGCTGCGCGGTGGGATCGGGGGTCAGGATGCTTTTGTCGCCGACGGAGTGTGTCCACGCGAAGCCGAGGAAGCACGCCCAATCCTCGAAGTTGCCGTAGCGGGCGTTGTTCGTGATCCGGAGCCGCTCGCCGCCGATCTGCTGCTGGAGTGCACCCTCGACCGACGGCCAGTTGCTCGGTGGATCGTACGCGTCCTGGGCGAGGTACCAGGAGATGGCACACCCCAGATCATGGTTCGCCGGGTTCTCCGGGGCGAAGAAGAGGTCCGCGAGGATGAGCGGGAGGTTGCCTTTCGTCTGTGTCGAGGCCGAACCGTCCAGTTGCAGGTCCGGGCTCAGCTCGACCGTGTCTTCCTCGCCGCGGAGGAGGAGGCCCGCTCCGAGGCACTCGTTGATCGCCTCGCGCACCATGTCTCTCCCACCCCCCTCGTCGTCGCCGCCCGCCGAACGATCGGAGCGGCGGGAGAGCGACTCGGGGGCGAGGAGCTTGCAGAGCGATTCGATCGATTCTCGGTGGCCGCGGGCCTTCCGCAGGAACCGATAGACCCCGATGACGCGACTCGGGACGGCGTATGGCTGGGCCAGGACGCTCATAGACCGATCCTCATGCACAGCTCCTCGATCCGGAAACTCGGAGCGCGGACGGTGTCCCGGAGCCGGCAATGCGGCTTCGCCGGGTCTCGAACCTCCGCCGGAAGCCACAGAACGCGGGGTGCGAGCAGCCGGTCGCACCGGTCGGCGGCAGGTACGAGGCCGGGTGGGAGTTGTTCTTCGGTCCAGATCGCGAGCGTCGGTACCCGCGGGAGGCGGAGGGGCTGCCAGCCCGGGTTGAAGAAGACGAAGCACCCCTCCATTGGCCGGACGACCGGCCGGATCCGGTCGAGGACGGCGGGAGGCGCGGCGATAGTCCTGACCCCCTTGGCGATGAGCCAGCGGAGCATCCGCTCCCGGCGTTGACGCTCCGCAGGGCCGTGGTCCATCGAGCGATCGTCGAAGAGGAATAGGAGCGAGCCCCCGCCGAACATCCGCGCGAGCTCTTCATCGAGGACGAGCCCCGTCCGCTGCCAGATGGGCAGCGGATCGGGCATGGCCCCGACGAACGCCGCTCGCCCGCTCCGCCGGCATGCCGGGCATCCGCCGCAGCTCCTCGATGTGGCAACTCCTGGCCGTGGCGAGTCGCCTCCGCGGTCGGGGAGTGTGTACGCCTCGGCGAAGACGTCCGCAAGGCAGCGGCCCGGTGAGAGCGCCTCGAACATCAGCCGCAGGCCGTTCCGCGTCGTCCGGTCGCCCAGCCGCCGGCTCCCCTCGATCGTCGTCGTCCAGGTGTTCCCGAAGTCGAGGTGCCCCTCGTCGAGGATCCGGAGCACCCGCTCGTTCCGGTGCCTGTCGAGTTCCGATTGGTGGCGCTCCTCGGCGTCGATCGGATCGGACTCCTCTCCCTCATCCGGGCTCGGAGGGGGCTGGGCGTCGAGCTCAATGATGCCGGCCCGGCTGAGCAGGGTCAGCGTGCGGACGTTCCAGGCAACGTTGTAGCTGCTGTTCTCGAAGACGCCGTAGCCATAGCTCGGCACGGAGTCGACCCGGACTCGGACTCGACCGTCGGGGAGCTCGGTCCGCCCGTGGAAAATCGCCTTCCACCGCTCGAACCCCTTCTCGACGGAGATGATCGCCTTCTGATTGAGGTCCGAGGCCACGGCGCGGTCCGAAGGCGTGTGGAGGAGGAGCGAGAGGCTCGCCTTGCCATCCCGGCCTCCGCGTCCGACCTCCTGGTAGAAGCGGTCAATGTGCTCGGGGATGCAGGCGTGGATCACCGCTCGGACGTCGCCCTTGTCCATCCCGAGCCCGAAGGCGGAGGTGGCAACGACGGCGTCCAGGTCATCATATTGCCATCTGCGGATGATCTCCGAGCGATCGACGGCGCCCGTCTGCCCGGTGACGACGGCGGCGCGGAGGAATCCTTCCCCACGGAGGTTCGAGAGCCACGCGTTCGCATCCTCGACGGCAGAGACGTAAAGGATGAGGGGCCGCGGGAGCAGGCGGAGCGATTCGAGGACGCGTTCCCGCCGTTCCTCCTCATCCCGGCAATCGGCGACCCAGTAGCTCGGCTCCGGGCGGAGCTGGACGGAGGAGACGACGCCAAGGGGGCCGGGGCGCCCGAAGAGGGTTTCGAGGGTATCGAGGCAGGACGAGGTGAGCGTGCCGGTAAGGAGCAGCGTCCGAAACGGTTCCCCGGGGCAGCTACGCAGGAGGTCGCGCCGCAGGCCGGCGAGCTCCTGGAACTCGGAGCGAAACCCATCTCCCCACTGGTCGATGATGTGTGCCTCGTCGACCACGAGCAATCGGAGGAGACCCAGCCGGGCCGTCGCGTAGACGGCGCCCGCGAGCGAACGGAGGAGACTCTCCGGCGAGGTGAAGACGATCCGCTGCGTCCCCTCCCGGATCCGCTCGCGGATCCCCCCATTACGCTCGACGTCCGCCTGCGTGGTCCCGCCGAAATAAGCGGTCGGATGCCCGATAAACGGTTCGAGGGCCCGTTCCTGATCGAGCGCGAGCGCGGTCGTCGGCACGACGACGACCGACAGCCCCTTCGGATCGACGAGGCTCGCGACTTGGGCGCAGAGGCTCTTCCCGGCGCCAGTCGGCAGGTTCACGACGAGGGTCGACCCCTCCGGGGCGGTGAGGAGCGAGCGAACGCCCTCACGCTGGCCGGAGCAGCGATACGACCGCCACCCCGGCAGCGCGTCGAGGAACGGGTCTCCCGGCAGGTCCAGGCCGTAG carries:
- the dpdJ gene encoding protein DpdJ — encoded protein: MIDGFESVVRHFLDVLEREESKLLSWGVVDGGFTAEEIEEHAEAAIASRGIDLSAGELRDELIDRKLLFPMLLGSRQLYRTRMAEAVRLLARLRQLFPGRPWRIAPTLVADFRFDRRPRRYPTRHLDPAAVLEAIGAEVRLSAPKRKALELLLRANRPDALLLADFQFQALRRILLDLNESRSSRGVIVGAGTGTGKTLAFFLPALSHLAGLVERASFWTKGLAIYPRNELLKDQFSEAYTEARRLDGLLTSSAGRKLAIGAFFGPTPHQAGDLSRYSTWAQAPSGGYLCPFLRCPNCEGDLVWPAELVARNAEELRCERAGCGTVLRGDEVLLTRSRMSQTPPDLLFTTTEMLNRQMGDSRYGHIFGLGPRVRRPQVLLLDEVHTYAGVSGAQVALLLRRWHHAVGSKVQFTGLSATLRSAAEYFGQLVGLRSGAVEEVSPRDGEFDRVPESDEYLLALRGDPGSGTSLLSTSIQTAMLLRRVLDPATGDPSGGLFGRRVFVFTDDLDVTNRLYNNLQDAEGLDSWNRPRAGAAPLAALRSSAAPENAARLLAGQSWQVSEDVGHPFRLARPLRIGRTSSQDVGVDRASDVIVATAALEVGYNDPDVGAVMQHKAPRDWAAFLQRKGRAGRRRSMRPWTVVVLSDYGRDRLAYQAYDELFDPELPLRKLPVANRYVLRMQAAFAFMDWLAGRLPAELPEGSLWRDLSGPPRGTGPWADATKRRQEWVCRVLVDLIEGVREVCDPLEAYLQDALGITAEETRAILWDPPRPIYTAVVPTLLRRLESRWRRVPATPEEPDTDLQINDHPLPDFVPQQLFGDLNLPEVEVVVPPQIRNQDTESHFLPIVQALRTLAPGRVTRRFGYKHAFANHWVAPPDLTRTDQTFFVGDLCTEYQDEGDFQVWGDHGVDQVRCLRPWKMTTTPAPGAVLPTSNAQLEWRSQLSPAREDDRLRFEPPRGSAWASILDEIRFYTHNHHNHVQVRRFAVASWASLSFRDGSQTDTVIRFAERNSGRPAALGFTQESDGIVCRFRVPDDLGLSPGHPNQRKVRSFRTAYFRERVQHEPAIGLMTNHFQREWLSQIYLSALITRAAADSVPLDEAHRRLHAASVSAEMERVLDVIFQSLEDPNGNGPIRQRVHGVLLALCRDPAVTRSLESLAPLLWIEPDEGYRAWAAERFKATLGGALLEACQLSCPQLESADLVLDLGAGPRPPEAPAAPEGLEEIWVTESTIGGGGVVEEVLRAYTADPRHFFRLVESALAPTDFESVDRELSRVAERITTDPGLAEAFADMRSAEGHAALQGASANLRRDLAARGFTVNHALVSALHARVLRPGSSPATDSLLRDLVVRWREEEMRLGIEIDPRVFAFVAAESAELQGQFAAIGPFPHHDPFWRYQVIYGLLWPRGFQVRSEGLSFFNPYASSPPPDREILLDLIRVGEATVSLGPDWAAEVQRTLAGRGAVRLSAPIEGRRELKEALLALGVEPVEVGFLHLFPHVAEASEEQETISITLDLREVLP
- the dpdH gene encoding protein DpdH, which encodes MPFRRFVCWQPAWVEQVMDTEALQPADHVFAATHHPVKMSRSTLTALYGGDRPDRAAQAAYPEEQLLRDFLAPKEFAFVPVLGEAGTGKSHLIRWLASNVPRAANRHVLLIPKVDTNLRDVLDRILRLPGTDGPRFDDYRSRLFRATSELRTEREAREKLLNNLAVACGPNGPHQMRNLDEVQEYLVHNLPNLLYDPFFRDELLRDGGIIHHLVQHTIGNVGRVERLEEKRGFKEEDLPLRASDIQRASQKAADFYSSLIAERMLQIRTVSWLNAHLSTAIAELLELRGDALLRLMLEVREALAANDTELILLVEDFAKLQGIDMQLLEAIIAKPRQEGRGRLCVMRTALACTTGYFRSLFQTVQTRVDFCVALDVQTQDGTNGVTPGDIEQFVARYLNASRLGDEQLARWHDAAKERRASDGDTPPIACEACEHREECHQAFGTSAQVGLYPFTTEALSRMLERASPEGFNPRLLLKDVLRRVLVAYEEDLREGRFPSPPLLEHFKGPRLSAPVKEALLRRDPNPATRDRRMALVDLWTDGERVADLDPGIHEAFDLPPLGDGSVAPPEPERPVRPGPRPPQPDPEPREVALPARLDEQLRLLNEWQNGGRLSQNLVNELRDLVFEAVQAHIDWDSELLVRSSISQKSGMKPFKRVSVNFHRMGTAQGQAAVLLVLPTDGRSFTDTAISLQALLLFRHHGNWRFEFDHQPGSYYFRWYAQELGHWSDHVLGQLRKPRRSGEPWDPVPAAAEVLAITARMAGRPPASKTALEDHLGALFTPVDGIEFEHRTPAWRELFRTLRDQQQALIDIVLSRIACTKGGFPRVQVIDASRLVDPMRSVRRDWTPHEGVPDDLWDAYSAVRKAREKIDALLPRAIEEERTRYLDWSDRVTDEVGADSSRSDLIQAVQETMRVARDEGVFGGVGRERYEAAVEAFRRVRFDQCLEAMERLRAGSEPSACFVELSRDYHDLMASTDAFIEQTKQFLNGSLQRVESEIAQLEGAGELQATQQEIEQQFTRIEALLGDVAGGMA
- the dpdG gene encoding protein DpdG, yielding MSVLAQPYAVPSRVIGVYRFLRKARGHRESIESLCKLLAPESLSRRSDRSAGGDDEGGGRDMVREAINECLGAGLLLRGEEDTVELSPDLQLDGSASTQTKGNLPLILADLFFAPENPANHDLGCAISWYLAQDAYDPPSNWPSVEGALQQQIGGERLRITNNARYGNFEDWACFLGFAWTHSVGDKSILTPDPTAQLRLRLPALFAGNRGIRRSFPEVMTLLAKLCPAFEGGLLRAEVERYVPPRAPQELSTTTAHAWLRLRDEGEVELTRESDANHLILPDGDRSVPVSHVTWTPVAQQGAFDAV
- the dpdF gene encoding protein DpdF, whose product is MNDEFQLLRELLAGRSRWPDGAGTDHRFRDRCNGRLFRALRHIGSGSPESPGAADLAALVRHVLRREQESQDGASPLVAVPDAPPWPSREQWRRFGIEVRATATGLLHIVARPWCPPWLQGAAHHPPDREVFAERPRRSYGLDLPGDPFLDALPGWRSYRCSGQREGVRSLLTAPEGSTLVVNLPTGAGKSLCAQVASLVDPKGLSVVVVPTTALALDQERALEPFIGHPTAYFGGTTQADVERNGGIRERIREGTQRIVFTSPESLLRSLAGAVYATARLGLLRLLVVDEAHIIDQWGDGFRSEFQELAGLRRDLLRSCPGEPFRTLLLTGTLTSSCLDTLETLFGRPGPLGVVSSVQLRPEPSYWVADCRDEEERRERVLESLRLLPRPLILYVSAVEDANAWLSNLRGEGFLRAAVVTGQTGAVDRSEIIRRWQYDDLDAVVATSAFGLGMDKGDVRAVIHACIPEHIDRFYQEVGRGGRDGKASLSLLLHTPSDRAVASDLNQKAIISVEKGFERWKAIFHGRTELPDGRVRVRVDSVPSYGYGVFENSSYNVAWNVRTLTLLSRAGIIELDAQPPPSPDEGEESDPIDAEERHQSELDRHRNERVLRILDEGHLDFGNTWTTTIEGSRRLGDRTTRNGLRLMFEALSPGRCLADVFAEAYTLPDRGGDSPRPGVATSRSCGGCPACRRSGRAAFVGAMPDPLPIWQRTGLVLDEELARMFGGGSLLFLFDDRSMDHGPAERQRRERMLRWLIAKGVRTIAAPPAVLDRIRPVVRPMEGCFVFFNPGWQPLRLPRVPTLAIWTEEQLPPGLVPAADRCDRLLAPRVLWLPAEVRDPAKPHCRLRDTVRAPSFRIEELCMRIGL